One part of the Pseudoalteromonas piscicida genome encodes these proteins:
- a CDS encoding HNH endonuclease: MNLRLDTKILKLWPKLVDHYTCEQCGVELSQYKRLLHTHHINGVKTDNSISNLRALCLDCHKKQPKHEHMHVTHNDQLIINQLRREQHKFDCSEYSDVLQYADSALEGLLLKCKKYNLPTPELGIGVRNGDDFVSIDLAWPRRKFAIVIEKEQLSPLRAQGWNVFLASECLDNFTKMQRMVR; encoded by the coding sequence ATGAATCTGAGGTTAGATACCAAGATTCTAAAACTGTGGCCAAAATTAGTTGACCACTACACTTGTGAGCAGTGCGGGGTTGAGCTTAGTCAATATAAACGACTTTTACATACCCATCACATCAATGGTGTAAAAACAGATAACTCTATAAGTAACTTACGCGCACTTTGCTTGGACTGCCATAAAAAGCAACCTAAGCATGAGCATATGCATGTCACTCACAACGACCAACTGATTATCAATCAACTAAGACGTGAACAACATAAATTTGACTGCAGCGAATACTCTGACGTACTTCAATACGCAGATTCTGCGCTTGAAGGGTTACTGTTAAAATGTAAAAAGTACAATTTGCCAACCCCCGAGCTGGGGATCGGTGTCAGAAACGGTGATGATTTCGTTTCTATCGATTTAGCTTGGCCAAGAAGAAAGTTTGCAATAGTCATCGAAAAGGAACAACTCTCCCCTTTAAGAGCTCAAGGTTGGAATGTTTTCTTAGCGAGCGAATGCCTTGACAACTTCACGAAAATGCAACGTATGGTACGTTAA
- a CDS encoding VOC family protein, which yields MHSFASIFEIPATDLTRAVKFYSNIFTVTIEIIDIPEMNMGIFPYERQSTVGVIVQGEGYTPSSTGVTLYLNAGEDLQRVLSKVEENGGKILTPKTPHADESGFFALFLDTEGNRLGLHSPK from the coding sequence ATGCACAGCTTCGCATCAATTTTTGAAATTCCGGCAACCGACTTAACGCGCGCCGTAAAGTTCTACAGCAACATTTTTACTGTAACGATTGAAATCATTGATATACCTGAAATGAACATGGGGATATTTCCCTATGAAAGGCAATCTACCGTAGGTGTGATTGTTCAAGGTGAAGGTTACACTCCTTCCAGCACTGGCGTCACTCTGTATTTAAACGCAGGTGAAGACCTACAACGAGTGCTATCAAAAGTAGAAGAAAACGGTGGCAAAATACTGACCCCCAAAACCCCACATGCAGACGAAAGCGGCTTCTTCGCGTTATTTTTAGATACAGAAGGCAATCGGTTAGGGCTGCACTCACCAAAGTGA
- a CDS encoding cupin domain-containing protein, with amino-acid sequence MQNSLDKIVNDIKANWSALNSSTTVTVRELLSELTQSPPHEPWLASIKRERLASKTLYQDPDYGFMLLVHAEEKGTYRPPHDHGAGWVFYAVQSGEMEMTTYKPITTASGETHLVSRGTDTLKAGDCRVFLPGDIHDTRCLTDNFVQYRLTSCDFKEEKRSGRMIQYLSEV; translated from the coding sequence ATGCAAAATAGCTTAGATAAAATTGTCAATGACATAAAAGCCAACTGGAGCGCGCTAAATTCAAGCACCACAGTAACAGTACGTGAATTGTTAAGCGAACTTACTCAGTCTCCACCGCACGAGCCTTGGCTTGCGAGCATTAAGCGTGAAAGACTAGCATCAAAAACACTCTACCAAGACCCTGACTATGGTTTTATGCTGCTAGTCCATGCCGAAGAAAAGGGCACGTACCGCCCGCCTCACGATCATGGCGCAGGTTGGGTATTTTATGCCGTGCAATCCGGCGAAATGGAAATGACAACTTACAAACCCATCACCACAGCAAGCGGCGAAACCCACCTTGTATCCCGAGGAACAGACACGCTCAAAGCCGGCGATTGCCGAGTGTTTCTACCCGGCGATATCCACGACACCCGCTGCTTAACAGATAACTTCGTTCAATATCGTTTAACCAGTTGTGACTTCAAAGAAGAGAAACGCTCAGGACGGATGATCCAGTATTTGAGTGAGGTGTAG
- a CDS encoding TonB-dependent receptor, translating into MLFKLLIPLLAWLIWFGGVAFATTDHQFNLPKATLQQRLLDIAAQSGWQLSAAEIQDDISVEQITGRYTLEQVLLTSFHQADYDFSLDPEQQRIFVTPKKLESAQHFERIIVTGVSGKNRSILNSSISITQLASLQLEKQTPYSSAEALKNITGFWVEDSGGETNNNVAPRGLRGGEGFRFISLMEDGLPVTYDGIWGDFFLRPDLTHQAIEAVRGGSSGIFTVNGPAAMVNYIGRRGSENPFNLVKVSQGLSYDYTRFDGVFSGALNDEWFYTVGGFYRTSDGIREPGYQSDLGGQVSARVSWLTDAFELDFSYKHLNDKTSFYAPLVMQNSGEIRELASLPYDDGTLLSDDLRSLTFFTPEGRVQRDLEDAQQTRLNSYTLLFNTPLFEHVNLSNRARFSSLNNDLYTLMNLGNQTIVDATSRLQHADITEFKRHFANSALRPRYLRYSDNTLVANPATLSGNGLVTASYPLYSRYKQQQLVNHFSVDYLHAQWSLTLGHIYARSDFDELPLDKWLGALLTDVKHQPERLDIVLVDGQENVIANFTEQGFLSYAGPVYLSGSGLSQSHSLYANIDWQLTENLRVDLALRNEHLNLTSTLLEGVKSYTDSSKAAYSHYLPAATWRDSFTQNALSIGTNYQIGDAMAIFARYSDAFEMPRLINYGNGRGWAKSEKERAQQDFGQPIRLALGEVGLRYQTADWQFSGALFETKFDPLPLTVYRGAATTQQAVSINTQTRGLEFEFDYQYSPALQFRAIGVWQDAGFYGIPKQLPQSEFNGNQITRTPELQLRLTPEYKAGPITAAITWSYVGKRYSDIANRFALPAYQTWDLFTELAVNEQLSAQLEVKNLTNAMGLTEGNPRDDLSHQEAIFYARPIFGRTIKLSLSYQF; encoded by the coding sequence ATGTTATTCAAGCTATTAATCCCGCTGTTAGCGTGGTTAATATGGTTTGGTGGCGTTGCATTTGCTACCACGGATCATCAATTTAACTTGCCTAAAGCGACTTTGCAGCAGCGTTTACTCGATATTGCTGCGCAAAGTGGCTGGCAGTTAAGTGCAGCCGAAATCCAAGATGACATTAGCGTTGAGCAGATAACTGGCCGCTACACCCTCGAACAAGTCTTGCTCACCAGCTTTCATCAAGCTGACTACGACTTTTCCCTAGACCCAGAGCAGCAGCGTATTTTTGTGACTCCTAAAAAACTTGAGTCTGCACAACACTTTGAGCGCATTATCGTAACGGGTGTAAGCGGCAAAAACCGTAGCATTTTAAACTCGTCTATTTCAATCACTCAGCTTGCAAGCCTACAACTTGAAAAACAAACACCGTATTCCAGCGCAGAAGCGCTCAAAAATATCACCGGCTTTTGGGTTGAAGACTCGGGTGGCGAAACTAACAATAATGTTGCGCCAAGGGGACTTAGAGGTGGCGAGGGGTTTAGATTTATCAGCCTCATGGAAGATGGTTTGCCCGTGACCTACGACGGTATTTGGGGGGACTTTTTTTTACGTCCAGACCTAACCCATCAAGCCATTGAAGCGGTGCGTGGCGGCAGTAGCGGTATTTTTACCGTGAACGGGCCTGCGGCAATGGTGAACTATATCGGCAGGCGAGGCTCAGAAAATCCTTTTAATTTAGTGAAAGTGAGTCAGGGGTTGAGCTATGACTACACTCGTTTTGATGGCGTGTTTAGCGGAGCGTTGAATGATGAATGGTTTTATACGGTAGGCGGGTTTTATCGTACTTCCGATGGTATTCGGGAGCCGGGCTATCAAAGTGACTTAGGCGGCCAAGTGAGTGCGCGCGTGAGCTGGTTAACCGACGCATTTGAGCTTGATTTTAGCTATAAACATTTAAACGATAAAACCAGCTTTTACGCGCCCTTAGTGATGCAAAATAGCGGCGAAATTCGAGAGCTGGCGAGCCTGCCTTATGACGATGGAACACTACTGAGCGACGACTTAAGATCGCTCACCTTCTTCACTCCAGAAGGACGCGTGCAGCGTGACTTAGAAGACGCCCAGCAAACACGCCTAAATAGCTACACTTTACTGTTTAACACGCCGCTTTTTGAACACGTTAACCTGAGCAATCGTGCGCGATTTTCAAGCCTAAACAATGACTTGTATACCTTAATGAATTTGGGTAACCAAACCATAGTCGACGCTACAAGCCGATTGCAACACGCTGATATCACAGAATTTAAACGCCATTTTGCAAATAGCGCATTGCGTCCTCGATACTTAAGGTATTCAGATAACACCTTAGTTGCCAACCCCGCAACGCTTAGTGGTAATGGTCTTGTGACCGCTAGTTACCCTTTATATTCACGTTATAAGCAACAGCAGCTGGTAAATCATTTTAGTGTGGATTATCTCCACGCGCAGTGGTCACTGACCCTCGGCCATATTTACGCACGAAGTGATTTCGATGAGTTACCACTAGATAAATGGCTTGGCGCGTTACTAACGGATGTAAAGCATCAACCAGAGCGACTGGACATCGTACTGGTTGATGGGCAAGAAAATGTGATTGCCAACTTTACCGAGCAAGGTTTTTTATCTTACGCCGGTCCCGTTTATTTAAGCGGTAGCGGCTTGTCTCAATCACATTCGCTGTATGCCAATATAGACTGGCAGCTCACTGAAAACCTTAGGGTTGACTTGGCGCTGCGTAATGAACACCTTAATCTCACCAGCACGCTACTTGAAGGGGTAAAGTCGTACACCGATTCATCAAAAGCCGCTTATTCTCACTATCTCCCGGCTGCCACTTGGCGTGATTCCTTTACGCAAAATGCGCTCAGTATTGGCACAAATTACCAAATTGGCGACGCGATGGCGATATTTGCACGTTATTCCGACGCCTTTGAAATGCCACGGCTCATTAATTACGGCAATGGCCGCGGATGGGCTAAAAGTGAAAAAGAACGCGCACAACAAGACTTTGGTCAACCCATTCGTTTGGCGTTAGGTGAAGTTGGACTGCGTTATCAAACCGCTGATTGGCAGTTTAGTGGCGCGTTATTTGAAACCAAGTTTGATCCGCTCCCGCTTACGGTGTATCGCGGCGCGGCTACGACTCAACAAGCCGTTTCAATCAATACCCAAACACGAGGGCTGGAGTTCGAATTTGACTATCAATATAGTCCGGCTTTGCAATTTAGAGCGATAGGTGTGTGGCAAGACGCTGGGTTTTACGGCATTCCTAAGCAATTGCCACAAAGCGAATTTAATGGCAATCAAATAACGCGAACGCCGGAGTTACAACTACGACTAACGCCGGAATACAAAGCAGGACCTATTACCGCGGCTATCACCTGGTCGTATGTTGGTAAACGCTATTCGGATATTGCCAATCGGTTTGCCTTACCAGCCTATCAAACATGGGATTTATTTACCGAGTTGGCAGTTAATGAACAGCTCAGCGCACAGCTTGAGGTTAAAAACCTCACCAATGCTATGGGGCTAACTGAGGGCAATCCTAGGGATGATTTAAGCCACCAAGAGGCTATCTTTTATGCTAGACCCATTTTTGGTCGCACCATCAAACTTTCGTTAAGTTATCAGTTTTAA
- a CDS encoding OmpA family protein gives MEDIFGKRKRSEEGGEHWLSISDLMAGLMMVFLFIAIVFMRHTMKENEKIKNVAVAFQENQVAIYESLMSEFDKDLDTWGAEIDKETLAFNFKSPDVLFDNGDIDIKPAFAIILDDFFPRYLKVLKPFRSSIDEVRIEGHTSSEWNKDSTDEEAYFKNMKLSQGRTRSVLSYLYTLVPEETPWIKRNIAAVGFSSSRLVLTEQGTEDYEKSRRVSFRAITNAHIQIKRILEAQE, from the coding sequence ATGGAAGATATTTTTGGAAAACGTAAGCGTTCTGAAGAAGGTGGAGAGCATTGGTTATCAATTTCTGATCTGATGGCTGGACTCATGATGGTGTTTTTGTTTATCGCCATAGTATTTATGCGTCACACCATGAAAGAAAATGAAAAAATCAAAAATGTGGCTGTTGCTTTTCAGGAAAATCAAGTTGCTATTTACGAGTCTTTAATGAGTGAGTTTGATAAAGATTTAGACACTTGGGGAGCTGAGATAGATAAAGAAACATTGGCTTTCAACTTTAAGTCACCTGATGTGCTCTTTGATAACGGTGATATAGATATTAAACCAGCTTTTGCGATAATTCTCGATGATTTTTTTCCGCGTTATTTAAAAGTCCTAAAGCCATTTAGAAGCTCAATAGATGAAGTCCGCATTGAAGGCCACACTAGCAGTGAATGGAACAAAGATAGCACTGATGAAGAAGCCTACTTTAAGAATATGAAACTTTCCCAAGGTCGAACACGCTCGGTGCTCTCATATTTGTATACGCTCGTGCCTGAAGAAACTCCTTGGATAAAGCGCAATATTGCTGCGGTTGGCTTTTCTTCTTCACGTTTAGTTTTGACAGAGCAAGGCACTGAAGACTATGAAAAATCAAGACGTGTTAGTTTTCGAGCGATAACAAACGCACATATACAAATAAAACGTATTCTAGAGGCACAAGAGTAA
- a CDS encoding MotA/TolQ/ExbB proton channel family protein codes for MQPVVQTSFVESNSGMITMVIGVILIAICITSLFHAKNKKHIEFVNYTPTLLTTIGIFGTFLGVVIGLFNFDHTKIDLSISALLFGLKTAFITSLLGLFLSILFKTCQTTLFFEKEEISISEASPEAILSAIKEQTKATSDLKDSLVGNDESTLLGQLKIIRADSNDNFKQAFNLQKDQFDAQTLKQQEFADKLWIKLQDFADTLSKSATEEIIAALNNVIADFNQKITEQFGDNFKQLNEAVFKLVEWQENYRVQLEEMKAQYNHGVEAIVKTEGSVASINEHAKSIPQSMDTLTEVMEVNQHQLAELERHLEAFEQMRNKAIEAVPQIQQQVEKTVQDIGAAVNAASTHYTSLLTHSDEYINKHIASSEALLDKFVNSTERGIDAVGTKLISSSENMGKALDLASTEFTNNASRTNESLQSSSDYLADGSDKMKLHISDAVSDLNNNMRDLIEKVVVETRTMSTTFKDANSELAQDTKQARDTFLSTNSEVREQIKRVIEQAAQEQMQQTQRTFVAIEESAKQQLEKTHETVEHQLRMIDQSMQEELTRALQLMANSLGQISNKFAEDYQVLTQQMRRVVEQGATA; via the coding sequence ATGCAACCTGTAGTACAAACCTCATTCGTAGAATCTAACTCTGGCATGATAACGATGGTGATTGGTGTTATTCTCATCGCAATTTGTATCACTAGTCTTTTTCATGCCAAAAACAAAAAGCACATTGAGTTTGTTAACTACACCCCCACACTATTAACAACCATAGGCATATTCGGTACCTTTCTTGGTGTAGTGATTGGCCTATTTAATTTCGATCATACTAAAATTGACTTAAGTATTTCGGCTTTATTATTTGGTTTAAAAACTGCGTTCATAACTAGCTTGCTGGGCTTATTTCTATCTATTTTGTTTAAAACATGTCAAACAACTCTATTTTTTGAAAAAGAGGAAATTAGCATTTCTGAAGCCTCTCCTGAGGCAATATTGTCGGCAATAAAAGAACAGACTAAAGCGACTAGTGATTTAAAAGACTCGCTTGTAGGTAATGACGAGAGTACATTGCTAGGTCAATTAAAAATTATTCGCGCTGACAGCAACGATAACTTTAAACAAGCCTTTAACCTTCAAAAAGATCAGTTTGATGCGCAAACTTTAAAACAACAAGAGTTTGCAGACAAGTTATGGATAAAATTACAAGACTTTGCTGACACTCTTTCCAAATCTGCGACGGAGGAAATAATTGCAGCTCTAAACAATGTGATTGCTGACTTTAATCAAAAAATTACCGAGCAATTTGGAGATAACTTTAAACAACTGAACGAGGCTGTTTTTAAGCTTGTAGAGTGGCAAGAAAACTATCGAGTTCAACTAGAAGAAATGAAAGCTCAATACAATCACGGTGTTGAAGCTATCGTAAAAACTGAAGGCTCAGTTGCAAGCATTAATGAGCATGCAAAATCAATCCCTCAGTCGATGGACACTTTGACCGAAGTTATGGAAGTTAACCAGCATCAATTAGCTGAATTAGAAAGGCATTTGGAAGCATTCGAACAAATGCGTAACAAGGCTATCGAGGCCGTCCCACAGATTCAGCAGCAGGTTGAAAAAACAGTTCAGGATATAGGTGCAGCTGTTAATGCTGCAAGTACTCATTACACCTCCCTATTAACCCATTCAGATGAATATATAAACAAACATATTGCTAGTTCAGAAGCACTGTTAGATAAATTTGTGAACTCTACAGAGCGAGGTATTGATGCCGTCGGTACTAAGTTAATAAGTAGCTCTGAAAATATGGGTAAAGCGTTAGATTTAGCGAGTACTGAATTTACTAATAATGCCTCAAGAACAAATGAGAGTTTGCAAAGCAGTTCCGATTACCTTGCCGATGGTAGCGATAAAATGAAGCTGCACATCTCTGATGCTGTTTCAGATCTCAACAATAACATGAGAGATCTTATTGAAAAAGTTGTCGTAGAAACGCGTACGATGAGCACCACTTTTAAAGATGCAAATAGTGAGCTTGCTCAAGATACAAAACAAGCTAGAGATACCTTCTTATCAACAAACTCTGAAGTGAGAGAGCAAATTAAACGCGTAATTGAGCAAGCTGCTCAAGAGCAAATGCAGCAAACTCAACGAACTTTTGTAGCTATTGAAGAATCAGCGAAGCAACAATTAGAAAAAACGCATGAGACAGTTGAACATCAGTTGAGAATGATTGACCAATCCATGCAAGAAGAGTTAACTCGCGCATTACAGCTTATGGCTAACTCTTTAGGTCAAATTTCAAATAAATTTGCCGAAGATTACCAAGTATTAACTCAGCAAATGAGGAGAGTTGTTGAGCAAGGAGCAACAGCTTAA
- the cspE gene encoding transcription antiterminator/RNA stability regulator CspE — protein sequence MSNKILGSVKWFNELKGFGFITPENGSPDVFVHFKSIVSEGFKTLNEGQKVAFDVEQGAKGPNAANVTLV from the coding sequence ATGTCTAATAAGATTTTAGGTTCAGTAAAATGGTTTAATGAGTTAAAAGGTTTTGGCTTTATTACACCTGAAAATGGTAGTCCAGATGTTTTTGTTCACTTTAAATCAATTGTAAGCGAAGGCTTTAAGACACTGAATGAAGGTCAAAAAGTGGCTTTTGATGTTGAGCAAGGGGCTAAAGGTCCAAATGCTGCTAACGTTACTTTGGTATAA
- a CDS encoding IS3 family transposase (programmed frameshift) → MTKLKRATYSAAIKLETAQLVVDQGYTQEDAAKAMGVGKSTVSKWVTQLKQERNGQTPTASPMTPEQIEIRELKKQIQRIELEKDIFKKGYRSLDVRLPEQFSLIEKLNQRERYPISVLCSVFNVHRSSYKYWAIRDTTPTPEQIRLEAEVKAIHAMSGGSAGARTIAAIATNNDFELSRYRAAKLMVKLKLESCQVPQHQYKRGGNEHLEIPNLLDRQFDVVEPNTVWCGDVTYIWTGNRWAYLAVVVDLFARKVVGWAMSLSPDTSLTLKALELAYESRGKPSGLMFHSDQGSHYTSLKYRQRLWRYKITQSMSRRGNCWDNAPMERFFRSFKTEWMPKVGYENFKDAKYGVSDYINGYYNNVRPHHYNAGLAPNESEVRYQDSKTVAKIS, encoded by the exons ATGACGAAATTAAAACGCGCAACCTATTCTGCGGCAATCAAATTAGAAACAGCTCAACTTGTAGTTGACCAAGGCTACACACAAGAAGATGCAGCTAAGGCTATGGGGGTTGGTAAATCAACTGTAAGTAAGTGGGTAACTCAATTGAAGCAAGAGCGGAATGGCCAGACCCCCACAGCGTCACCAATGACACCTGAACAAATTGAAATCCGCGAACTTAAAAAGCAAATCCAACGCATTGAATTAGAAAAGGATATAT TTAAAAAAGGCTACCGCTCTCTTGATGTCCGACTCCCTGAACAATTCTCGTTAATTGAGAAATTAAATCAACGAGAGCGTTACCCAATTAGCGTGTTGTGTAGCGTATTCAATGTGCATCGCAGCAGCTATAAATATTGGGCCATACGGGATACAACGCCTACACCAGAGCAAATAAGGCTAGAAGCTGAAGTTAAAGCCATACATGCAATGAGCGGCGGTTCAGCTGGGGCACGGACAATCGCAGCAATCGCAACGAATAACGATTTTGAATTAAGCCGTTATCGCGCCGCTAAGCTAATGGTTAAACTAAAACTAGAGAGCTGCCAAGTACCACAACATCAATATAAAAGGGGTGGTAATGAGCATCTTGAAATCCCAAATTTGCTAGACAGGCAGTTTGATGTTGTTGAGCCGAATACGGTGTGGTGCGGTGATGTGACGTATATTTGGACAGGCAATCGCTGGGCCTATTTAGCGGTCGTTGTTGATTTATTTGCACGTAAAGTCGTTGGTTGGGCAATGTCGTTGTCGCCAGATACTAGCTTAACGCTAAAAGCGCTTGAACTCGCGTATGAAAGCAGAGGTAAACCAAGTGGATTGATGTTTCACTCAGACCAAGGAAGCCATTATACAAGCTTGAAGTACCGCCAACGTTTATGGCGCTATAAAATTACACAAAGTATGAGCAGGCGCGGAAATTGTTGGGATAATGCGCCAATGGAGCGATTTTTTAGAAGCTTTAAAACGGAGTGGATGCCAAAGGTTGGATACGAAAACTTTAAAGATGCTAAATATGGTGTGAGTGATTATATCAACGGATATTATAACAACGTTAGGCCTCATCATTATAATGCTGGTTTAGCGCCAAATGAATCTGAGGTTAGATACCAAGATTCTAAAACTGTGGCCAAAATTAGTTGA
- a CDS encoding FecR family protein: MTPLSDDLAIIEEQAADWLLVLDEQQISPHDSTHYPQPLNAWLAENPLHSDVFNNMLELWTLSAQLDDDYVTQQLAQLDAQNTTAVTDIKPPSKRRAQPWYLAIAATLLLVGLVTFMAPEQPLQQAPVAIAKPAPVDTVYSEFFQTKVNEHRTITLDDNSQVNLGANSQLAVRYSNTSRELLLYQGEALFSVSKDKQRPFIVRYQNSQVEALGTVFNVRANPASIRVDVLEGRVAVTQQQAIKLTQGQAVEVTQQGEVTRSKAQGEALTMAWQKGYLVYQNAELGNVLNDVSRYSEIKVKLSDQRLAKLTYNGTFLTTEIGDWLNSLEKIYPITVMQKGEEYTLIAN; this comes from the coding sequence ATGACTCCATTATCTGACGATTTAGCAATAATTGAAGAACAAGCCGCTGATTGGTTATTAGTCTTAGACGAGCAGCAGATCTCACCTCATGACAGCACTCACTATCCACAGCCGCTAAACGCTTGGCTAGCTGAAAATCCGCTACACAGTGATGTGTTCAACAACATGTTGGAGCTTTGGACGCTTTCAGCCCAACTTGACGATGACTATGTTACTCAGCAGCTTGCACAGCTGGATGCACAAAACACCACGGCTGTAACTGACATTAAGCCACCATCCAAACGCCGTGCTCAGCCTTGGTATCTTGCGATTGCCGCGACTTTGCTGCTGGTTGGTTTGGTGACTTTTATGGCACCAGAGCAGCCACTACAGCAAGCACCTGTTGCCATTGCTAAGCCAGCCCCTGTCGATACAGTGTACAGCGAGTTCTTTCAAACCAAGGTCAATGAGCATCGCACCATTACGCTTGATGATAATAGTCAGGTTAATTTAGGGGCCAATAGCCAATTGGCTGTTCGCTACAGCAACACTTCAAGAGAACTACTGTTGTACCAAGGTGAGGCGCTGTTTAGCGTGAGTAAAGACAAGCAGCGCCCGTTTATCGTGCGCTACCAAAACAGCCAAGTTGAGGCGCTAGGCACAGTATTTAATGTTCGCGCCAATCCGGCTTCAATTAGAGTCGATGTGCTTGAGGGCCGTGTGGCTGTGACTCAGCAACAAGCAATCAAATTGACCCAAGGGCAAGCGGTAGAAGTCACACAGCAAGGCGAAGTTACCCGCAGTAAAGCCCAGGGGGAAGCGTTGACCATGGCGTGGCAAAAAGGCTACTTAGTGTATCAAAACGCAGAATTAGGCAATGTGCTTAATGATGTGTCGCGATATAGCGAAATCAAAGTGAAGTTAAGCGATCAACGCCTAGCAAAACTGACCTACAATGGCACCTTTTTAACCACTGAAATAGGTGATTGGCTCAATAGTTTAGAAAAGATTTATCCGATCACCGTGATGCAAAAAGGTGAGGAATACACCCTAATCGCAAATTAG
- a CDS encoding alpha/beta hydrolase family protein, which produces MRNLGYFLFLLIFASGCTTNNRDQSHTLNEEKRQPNDVTIVEEVVFESEGVKLSGSMYIPKDARAAVVLVHGSDPVPRMTKLAQSLAKRDLLVLTYDKRGVGESGGVYVGPQVGTNNISVDNLTLLAKDASGAVDVVHGYDKELSIGLIGASQAGWIIPIAALNNQSVEFMVLFSSPTITTLEQLRFQFYTNGREDFWETHTDEESREHTLNDPDRYDFKATDPKISLNSLSIPGLWLFGEQDIQVPVKMCIEQLNRMKAKGKPFEYVLFPLLGHNTNKAEPLDIAIQWIKQNNFSH; this is translated from the coding sequence ATGAGAAACCTCGGATATTTTTTGTTTTTACTAATTTTTGCGTCAGGTTGTACTACAAACAATAGAGACCAAAGTCACACTCTCAACGAAGAAAAACGCCAACCAAATGACGTTACTATTGTAGAAGAGGTCGTTTTTGAAAGCGAAGGTGTAAAATTATCAGGGAGCATGTATATACCTAAAGATGCGCGAGCTGCAGTAGTATTAGTGCACGGCTCTGATCCTGTCCCACGAATGACTAAGTTAGCACAGTCACTGGCTAAGAGAGACTTACTAGTTTTGACGTACGACAAGCGTGGGGTTGGTGAATCTGGTGGTGTTTACGTAGGGCCTCAGGTGGGAACCAATAATATAAGTGTTGATAATTTAACTTTGCTTGCGAAAGATGCAAGTGGCGCGGTAGATGTGGTTCATGGCTATGACAAAGAGTTATCGATTGGACTTATTGGCGCGAGTCAGGCTGGCTGGATTATTCCAATTGCCGCACTCAATAATCAATCAGTAGAGTTTATGGTTCTCTTTAGTAGCCCTACAATCACAACTCTGGAACAACTTAGGTTTCAGTTTTATACCAATGGTAGAGAAGACTTTTGGGAAACTCATACTGATGAAGAATCGCGTGAACATACGTTAAATGATCCTGACAGATATGATTTTAAAGCAACGGACCCGAAAATTTCTTTGAATTCTTTATCGATACCTGGGCTCTGGCTCTTCGGAGAGCAGGACATACAGGTCCCAGTCAAAATGTGTATCGAGCAACTGAATAGAATGAAAGCTAAAGGCAAACCTTTTGAATATGTATTATTTCCATTGCTAGGCCACAATACTAATAAAGCCGAGCCTCTAGATATTGCGATACAGTGGATAAAGCAAAATAATTTTTCCCATTAA
- a CDS encoding helix-turn-helix domain-containing protein translates to MIEDLSLIGSKFSGENILYMRLSLGLSLRGFAKFLNMGVSHQTISNWENEYCKPSHGAYEECVNKYLAKKHKVKQNPARVLLLNPATVRYLKSLLSSVSKEERQQFLDKLDDGDR, encoded by the coding sequence ATGATCGAAGATCTTAGCTTAATTGGCTCTAAGTTCAGTGGTGAAAATATTCTCTACATGCGTTTATCTCTCGGCCTTAGTCTTCGAGGTTTTGCTAAATTCTTAAATATGGGTGTCTCTCACCAAACAATCAGTAATTGGGAAAACGAATATTGCAAACCTTCTCATGGTGCTTATGAGGAGTGTGTAAACAAGTATTTGGCTAAAAAACATAAAGTAAAACAAAACCCTGCTAGAGTACTGTTACTAAACCCAGCTACTGTGCGATACTTAAAATCGTTACTCAGTTCGGTTTCGAAAGAGGAACGCCAACAATTTTTAGATAAGCTAGACGATGGAGACCGCTAA